TCAAAGCAAATCTTTGTCTCTAGaggactgaataaatattttcctattaaCAAGCAACAGCCTCTAATAACTGTTATTAAATTGTCATCCTCAACTGATGACATATTATAAtcaaggaaaagggaaaataataccAGCAGGCTAATGTTGAAGATTCAATAAGATTAAGCTCATAAAatgcttagcatagtgcctggtgcATAGGACACACTCAAGAAATAttgtcatcattgtcatcatcatcatcaccaccatacTTTACAACATATTACTCAACAATTGCTTGCCATAGCCATATTTCATTCACAACCCCTGTGTAAGGAAGGCAGTAAAGTCTGATGCACCCAGCGACATTGGACAAGCCACTTAGTCTGAATAGTGGTTCTCCACTTTTGCTGAATTTCAGAATTACCTTGTgagcttttgaaaaatatcagtACCTGAGTCCCAGGCCAATTAAATTAGAATCTTTAGGGGTTGGGTCCAAGTATTTGAAATGTTATTAAAGCTTCCTGGTGATTTTAATGTGAATTATTTTATGTTAGTGGTTCTCAGCCTTAGCTGCACATGAGAGATCACACAGCTCAGATGAAGCTCATCAGCATTTCAGGGGTCAGATTTAGGCAtcaggatttcttttcttttcttttctttctttctttctttctttcttttttttttttgaagcaaaaaaggaaaaaatgttgccAAGCTTTATTTAGGCTGTAATGGTTACAGATAACACACATCTAACCCTATATTCGGTGCTTCCCATGCAGTCCCCTGAGCAGGCTCAGCTACCCTTTCCCtccagtctcactcttgtcttcCTCCTTGTCCTTCTTGCCATCCTTGGTGGCCTGGGAGGCCAGGGAGCCCACAGCATTTCGAATGGCTTCATTGTTGGGATCCACACCTGGGAGGTTCTCTAGGACACTCTGAAGGAACTCAGGGTCCTGCATCACGTCGTAATCATCCTCCTCCTTGGCTGGCTCAGATGTGTCCATGGCTGAGCTGGCATCAATGCCTACTGATTCTGCCAGGCCAAACTCTGCTCCCTGCAGGGACATCTGCATGGCACAAACAATCTTCTCTTCCTCAGTCATACTGCTTAGGTCAGGAAGCCCAGTGCAGCCAAACTCTTGCTGGCTGATGGTCATCTTCAGCAGGGCATCATCTGAGTCTTCAGTCCCAGTCGTAGCAATCCCGGCCTCAGCAGCAGAAGCTGCAGCTGCCTGCCGGGCCTCCTCCTCCTGCCGCTGCCGCTGCTCTTCCATAAATACACGAAGGACCAAGGCCAGCTCAGGATCAGCACTGGGATCTACTCCAAATTCAAAGTCACTGGCACCAAGACCCATCATGGCACCACCTTCACCAGCCAAAATTGGAAAACTGATGAGAGCATCAACCAAACTGGGCCCAGGAGGCACCGTCACCAGATGAGAACCGGTTCCATCTTTGCCATTCAACGTGTTTACAAAGGCTGTCAGCTTTTCTGTGTTCACCTCCTCTTCCCCAAAATTGATAATGTCAACATTTACTTTCTCCTTCTTGAGGCATTTAGCCAGTTTCACCAGATCCTTCTCATTGTCCTCCACCGGGTTTCCCACAAAGGCAATGATGTGGATCTTGTGATTGTTGCCTTGTCGGTGCTTCAGAGCCAGATGGGCCACGTGGATGCCCATGCAGAAAGTGATCTTGCCCTTGGGTTGGACAGTATGTAGCTTGGACAGGATACGGCCAGTGTCTGGGGTGAGTGTGGTCAGCACTTCACAGTCATTATCCAGTGTGATAACACCCACGTTGTTCTCAGGGTTGCTGCGGGTCTTTGAATGACAAACTGTGTTGACAGCATCCTGCTGGGCCTGCAGCCGGGTGGGTAAGAAGTCTCCATTCCGCATATACTCACTGTTGTCCACTTGTAGTTAGCATTTGCAAAGTCTCTCCAACTAGAGGTGAGAAACTGGGGTCAGGAATAGGTGAGCCCTCACTGATTTCCTCCAAAGGTGGAGTCTGAGGTAAAACATCAGGACGACCAAGGTGAACGCCTGGCTCCACTTCCGCCTTTGTTGTCACTTGTGCCTTGTGTTCCCCAGAGACCAATGGCTGGTAAGTCATGCAGGAGTTGCCACTGGAGCCTGCTCGCTGAGAGAAAGATGAGCCAGACCAAAGTTTTTTGGAAGGAGAAGGCTTCAAGGGAATCTTCTTAAATACTGTGTTGCACATGAAGCGCTGGAACCATTCAGCATAGAAGCCTGGGCGATGCACTGAGACAGTGTCTCCATCATGTACCAGGGCTTTCCAAGAGTGCTCCAACTTCTTAACAAACCTGTAAGACTGTAGAATGTCAATGATGCCAATATAAAGCAGAAGCCTTTCCCCTTTACTATTCCGGGCAGGGATGCCACCCATATGGTCATCGGTCTCCATGGTGCCACCCCGTCGAGCCTCTCCCTGGATGGATTCCATGGCTGTGGAATACAGAGCCTTTTGGGGGGCTGGTCTTCGAGTATCAACTGAGTATTGTGTTTCGCTGCTTAAGGGCTCTCGTTGTGCCTGATCTATATTATGGATTGACATCAAGAGGCTATAATCCATTATCTTGAAGCTCTGCAGCACCAAACAGTCACGCTGCAGGGTCTTACAGAGAGCGTTGTGCACGTCAGCATCCAAAAAAAGACCATCAGGGATGTCTTGTAAGAAGTCTAGGTCTTTAAATGTGGGAAGAGGCTTCTCTCGCTCTTTCTGG
This region of Gorilla gorilla gorilla isolate KB3781 chromosome 8, NHGRI_mGorGor1-v2.1_pri, whole genome shotgun sequence genomic DNA includes:
- the LOC101149662 gene encoding LOW QUALITY PROTEIN: putative PIP5K1A and PSMD4-like protein (The sequence of the model RefSeq protein was modified relative to this genomic sequence to represent the inferred CDS: inserted 2 bases in 1 codon; substituted 1 base at 1 genomic stop codon), with protein sequence MASASSGPLSSVGFSSFDPAVPSCTSSSASGIKRPMASEVPYASGMPIKKIGHRSVDSSGETTSSALKGAIQLGITHTVGSLSTKPESDVLMQDFHMVESTFFPSEGSNLTPAHHYNDFRFKTYAPVAFRYFWKLFGIRPDDYLYSLCSEPLIELCSSGASGSLFYVSSDDEFIIKTVXHKEAEFLQKLLPGYYINLNQNPRTLLPKFYGLYCVQAGGKNIRIVVMNNLSPRSVKMHIKYDLKGSTYKRRASQKEREKPLPTFKDLDFLQDIPDGLFLDADVHNALCKTLQRDCLVLQSFKIMDYSLLMSIHNIDQAQREPLSSETQYSVDTRRPAPQKALYSTAMESIQGEARRGGTMETDDHMGGIPARNSKGERLLLYIGIIDILQSYRFVKKLEHSWKALVHDGDTVSVHRPGFYAEWFQRFMCNTVFKKIPLKPSPSKKLWSGSSFSQRAGSSGNSCMTYQPLVSGEHKAQVTTKAEVEPGVHLGRPDVLPQTPPLEEISEGSPIPDPSFSPLVGETLQMLTTXVDNSEYMRNGDFLPTRLQAQQDAVNTVCHSKTRSNPENNVGVITLDNDCEVLTTLTPDTGRILSKLHTVQPKGKITFCMGIHVAHLALKHRQGNNHKIHIIAFVGNPVEDNEKDLVKLAKCLKKEKVNVDIINFGEEEVNTEKLTAFVNTLNGKDGTGSHLVTVPPGPSLVDALISFPILAGEGGAMMGLGASDFEFGVDPSADPELALVLRVFMEEQRQRQEEEARQAAAASAAEAGIATTGTEDSDDALLKMTISQQEFGCTGLPDLSSMTEEEKIVCAMQMSLQGAEFGLAESVGIDASSAMDTSEPAKEEDDYDVMQDPEFLQSVLENLPGVDPNNEAIRNAVGSLASQATKDGKKDKEEDKSETGGKG